The Musa acuminata AAA Group cultivar baxijiao chromosome BXJ3-6, Cavendish_Baxijiao_AAA, whole genome shotgun sequence region CAGCCTCGCCTCCATAGCGAACCCTCCGCCTACAGGGTCAGGATGCTGCATAACACAGATCACATTAACTAAGCGCTTGGACCGAGGGAAAGAAAGCGGGAGACTGGTCGAATCGACAAGGACGGGTCGGCACACCTTCATGACGGCGACGGCGTAGTTGGTTCTAGGGTTCTGTTGAACTCGGAGGACGGGGTTTAGGTGGATTCTGGGGACGGGCTTCCTGCCGGTGGGAGAGGCCCTCCACGGGGCGTCCTCGGCGAGCAACGCTCTCTTCGAGGCGGCGCCGGCGGCCGACGACATGGGCTCGGTAAAGTGGGCGGGGGAAGCGGGATCCCTGGATATTACCAGAGGGAGGAAAGGACGTGGAGTCGCAGTTTATCCGAACGCGGCCGAGGCGGAGAGCGCAGCAAATTGATGGATGTAAGAACAGAAGAAGAGGACGAGATGTGAAATATGCGGCGGAGGGGGAGGCGGAGAGGATGAGATAAAAGAGATGGGCGGAGGGGTTTGCTTGGGGATTAAGTTGCTCGACTAAAATATTCTTAATTAGtcgttttaatttaataataaaaacacTTTAATCCTATCAAAAACATTGTAACTGACTCGATTGAACTAAATACTTCGATTTAATTgggtttcaacagaaaattaaaattaaaatgataaagaaaAATATCGTATACGTACTCAttaacccatatatatatatatatatatatatatatatatacggacatgaccaaatggtcccttatcaaGATCAAATCAATTTTCATCAATCAAAATGAATCTCGAGATTCATCACCTCCCATAAGCATTGTTTTGGAATATGACATAAGTATAAGGAAATTACAGAGAGAAGTCAGTAccaatattaataataaagaaaGGCCACTTGTAATTATTTTGAATGTTAAGTATAATCTCATTAAGGGTAATAAACTTGCAAATACAATGGATATGTTCAGATATATGCCAAAAATCTTTAcatgaaaacaaagaaaaagctaaaaattaaaactaaaaagaaATGACAGAGGAAAAAGAAACTGCAAGCAACTATTTGAAGATAATTTAAAAAGGGATGGTTTACTTAATAATTCAAACCAAACAGCACGGCAATCGATGACAGCTCCTGATTCTTCAACAAATAATGACAATCAATGGGGAAGAGACATTTAGCACTACTTCCATTTTGTGTTTTTTGTTTCTGCAAAGTGATGGTtcatgctttttctttttttttgtctggAAATACTTTTAccactacagattttcaaagtaaAATGCTATTTGAACATATAAATTCTTTAAGAATTTGAACATGAATTAAGAACCAAAAGAAACTAAAAATCTAGAACCGAAAAAAAAAACACCAAAAAACAAGCAAGGGAATGCattgcagggaaagagaaaagagttGCTATGTCACCAAAGCAATAATAAGTCAGCAAAAGAATCTAGATAGAGGTATTATTATAAGTTCCATCCATGTAACCATCAACAGAGATACTACAGGATAGAGAGAAATCTCACAGAGGATCTAAAATATTGTTGTTTACAAGCTGCACTTGCTTGTAGGTGAAGAAATCTTCCATTCCATCATTCTCTCAGCATGTAGCCCTTTTTCACAAAGAATTTCAGAAGATCCTGAAAGCCCATTCAGAAGGTTCATCAAGGTGGAAGCATAATCTTGATGGAGCTGCGGCTGACAGACCAACAAAGAATGATCACTGATATGGCTGCCTGCGATTTAGATGGTTTATATGGAAATGCAAGTGCCAAAGAACTTTAGAAGAACAACCAAAGATTAAACATAAGAATAATCTCTATGGTTTCCATATAATCAACATCCAATATAAGCCACAAATGTCATCAGAGGTAAGAGATCAGCAATCCCAAATTAACTTTCTCGTATCATACAACTCAACTAGGAAATTAACCTATGCTAATACTGATGTGTGTATCCAAATGCTTTTATAATGAGAAAGCAGAGATCTGCAGCTTGATGTGTTATATCTTATTATCTATAGTATAAATTATGAGGCAAGACCAACTCTATGACCAGATTTTTCTTGCCACAGAAAGTGTTATTCTGGTGCATAGCCATTGAAATGAAGAAACAGATGTACCTGCTCGATGATGAGGCTTTGGTGATCGACCGGAAATAGAATTTTCAGAGCTGTGCTCGAGACAAAAAAACTTGAAGCTTTCTTAACAAGAAGCATTGGAATTGCTAATCAATGCACCGGAATGGCTAATTCATATCATCTCCTGCAAAATAGCTGCTTGTGTTCTGATACTCAACTTACCTCCTCTACTTGGATATTACTGCAAATTTGGAACAACCTTTTGTGTTATTTATGCAGTGAATAGAGGAGTTCATTGATGCCTTCTCAATAACTTATTGCACAGATTTATCATACATGGATGAAAAACATGCAGACAACCATAATATTATCTGTGACAAGTCTGCAACAATTGTCAACGATGAGAGTACTCAACAACCCTTATTCTAATTGACCTGAATGGAAGGAATATGTTTGACTTTGATGAAATCCTCTCCTTCGGAGGGATTCAGTCTCTTGACAAAATGTTCTGGCATGCTTACTAGTCTCAGCTGCTGCAGTGTGACAAGGAACTCAAGTCCAAGGGGTACCGTCTTCAATTTTGAGCATGACATGATCCACATCTCCTGGATGCATCGCATCGCTCCATCCTCTACCTCCCATTCTTCCAACTCTTTCAGATCAGTCAATATTAGTATCTTTAATTTTATGAACCCACGATTGGCGCATCTCAGCACCTTACCCTGGTATGCCTCGTATAGCTGAAGGAAGACAAGGTTGGGGAGCTGTTGCAAGACTTCAAATGGATCTGCAAACAGTCCGGATAGACCCAACCTCAACTTGGTGAGGTTGCTGATGCCACTAAACCAGTGAGGCAATCTTTCTAGACGTCCAGCTATATGAAGCTTCTGTAGAGATGAAGGGTTCAACTTCTCCAGATCTATTGCTGTAGAAACATCAATGGAGAATATTGACAGTGACAACAGACCAGCCATGTTGTTGATGGAGGAGCACAAGACAGCAGTATCTTCAGCTCGCAGATCTCCAATAGCCAATTTTCTCAACTCAGTTAGCTTTCCGACTTCATGAACAAAGGTGCAGTCAGCTTGTACACCAGTCACCACTTGAAGATGTTGCATACGTGAGAGTCCTAGTGGCACTTTGATGCTCTTCTCGTCTTGCCTCATCTCAAGGTGCCTCAGATTCTTCAAGCGTTTAATCTCAAATGACAACTTCCTCAGCTGGGTTCTTCTGATGTCCAGTGTTTGCAAGTTGCAGAGATTCTTTAATGACACAGGGAGCTTCTCAAGCCTTGTCCCCCTTACACTTAAGTACCTCAAGTGAAATAGATTACCCACCTCACCAGGAAGTTCCACTAAAGAAGCATTTTCTAGATCAAGTACTCTGAGTAACCTAAGGTTTTTCAACATACGCTCACTGATGTGAAGGGAATCAAATATGCCAAACATAAAAAGAGAGCGAAGTTTTTCCCAACCTTTGTTTTGCAAGGCATCGTAGGAGCTCTTTTGCAATGAAATACGAGAAGCTCTACTAGGAATGACGGCCTGTTGATCTTCATAGACTGCTGAGAAATTCTGCGCTCTGGATATGGAGATAGAGAGCTGGTGGAGGAGATGATGGATTCGGCAGGCCTTCACGCGCCCACTACTGCTGATTATTGATATCTGAATTATGTTTCTGTTGATAAGCTCCATCAGGTACTTCTCAGCAACATCTTCCACACTTTCCCGTTCCACATCTTTTATTAGCCCTTCGGCTATCCATAGCCTGATCAATTTCTTTCTCGGTATGTTCCAGTCTTGTGGGAATATGGAACAAAGTAGGAAACAAGACTTTAATGGATAAGGCAAGTCCTTGTAACTCAAGAACAGAGGACCCTGCACCTCAACTTCATTGCCGATGAGATCACTGTAGATGTTATCGAGGACATGATTCCACTCCAATTGTGATCTACCTTTTCGCAGCATCATTCCTCCGACGATTGCTATTGCCAAGGGCAGCCCATGGCACTTCCTTACGATTCGTTCGGCTACTTCTATTAGCTCGTCGGGGCATGGTTCCGATACCGCGAACACTTTGTCACAGAACAATTCCCATGACTCCTCATGGGACAGCGGCCGAAGCACATGCGTGCAGCTCCTCGCGCCCACCACCGACGCAGCCACCTCACTGTTGCGAGTCGTGATGATCACTCGGTTTCCATGACCATTGATGGGCAGAACGAGTCTGATGGTCTCCCATACACCTCTGTCCCACACATCGTCGAGCACCAGCAGAAATCTCTTCTCCTTTAGAGTCCTCAGCAGTAGCTCCTGCAGCTGCCTCTCGCTGAGCGCGTCGATCTCCGTGGAGGGGATCTGCATCAGCCCTTTGGCCACTTCGTTGACGAGGTTTCCGAGACGAAAGGATCTGGATACGTAGACCCAAGCCAGGTGATCGAAGTGCCTTCTCACATCACTATGATTGAACACCTTCTTGACGAGCGTGGTTTTCCCCACACCTCCCATGCCCACCAAAGACAGAACACTCAACTCTGGGCTGCCGTTCATCAACCGACCAACTACAGCATCAAAATCTTCCTCGAATCCCACTATACGTTCTCCTTGATGGGTCCAGGGAGAAGAAGCCAGCAGACCATGGATCCATCTATTGTGCAAGTCAAGTGAGGTTGATCTATCCCCTGCTGGATTGATATACCCCGACCTCCTCCTAAAATGGTCGTCGAGCCTATTTTTGATCTCCCTAATTTTCCACCCAACTCGATGCCGCGATCTCAAATGGCAAAGGAAGCAAGCAAAGGGATGCGAGCTGATGGCGTCGAAGGCGTCGATGATGTCCTCAGAATCATAGACTATGGCTCGGATCTCGTCGGCCCAACTCATGTGGTCTTCGGTGGCGCTGGTCTCCGTGTTTACCAGG contains the following coding sequences:
- the LOC135641167 gene encoding uncharacterized protein LOC135641167, with the translated sequence MSSAAGAASKRALLAEDAPWRASPTGRKPVPRIHLNPVLRVQQNPRTNYAVAVMKHPDPVGGGFAMEARLEAAGPDCIVPGLATPVKLLGIKVWPIDINIKFMEPVGRELQVLGKFMDSAVNLMNASFQDR
- the LOC135641166 gene encoding disease resistance protein RPM1-like, producing MAEAMLASLLPNLASAIAAPISNVGHLLSTVGDGVDWLRDELRSMRSFLVNTETSATEDHMSWADEIRAIVYDSEDIIDAFDAISSHPFACFLCHLRSRHRVGWKIREIKNRLDDHFRRRSGYINPAGDRSTSLDLHNRWIHGLLASSPWTHQGERIVGFEEDFDAVVGRLMNGSPELSVLSLVGMGGVGKTTLVKKVFNHSDVRRHFDHLAWVYVSRSFRLGNLVNEVAKGLMQIPSTEIDALSERQLQELLLRTLKEKRFLLVLDDVWDRGVWETIRLVLPINGHGNRVIITTRNSEVAASVVGARSCTHVLRPLSHEESWELFCDKVFAVSEPCPDELIEVAERIVRKCHGLPLAIAIVGGMMLRKGRSQLEWNHVLDNIYSDLIGNEVEVQGPLFLSYKDLPYPLKSCFLLCSIFPQDWNIPRKKLIRLWIAEGLIKDVERESVEDVAEKYLMELINRNIIQISIISSSGRVKACRIHHLLHQLSISISRAQNFSAVYEDQQAVIPSRASRISLQKSSYDALQNKGWEKLRSLFMFGIFDSLHISERMLKNLRLLRVLDLENASLVELPGEVGNLFHLRYLSVRGTRLEKLPVSLKNLCNLQTLDIRRTQLRKLSFEIKRLKNLRHLEMRQDEKSIKVPLGLSRMQHLQVVTGVQADCTFVHEVGKLTELRKLAIGDLRAEDTAVLCSSINNMAGLLSLSIFSIDVSTAIDLEKLNPSSLQKLHIAGRLERLPHWFSGISNLTKLRLGLSGLFADPFEVLQQLPNLVFLQLYEAYQGKVLRCANRGFIKLKILILTDLKELEEWEVEDGAMRCIQEMWIMSCSKLKTVPLGLEFLVTLQQLRLVSMPEHFVKRLNPSEGEDFIKVKHIPSIQVN